In Myxococcus stipitatus, a single window of DNA contains:
- the rraA gene encoding ribonuclease E activity regulator RraA, with the protein MAFKTADLCDSHSASPGFQVAEPGFHDYGGLRTFSGPISTVRAPEDNSLVRKALEEPGQGRVLVVDGGGSRRCALVGDQLALLAQRNGWAGIVVNGCIRDSVEVGRTDVGVKALGTHPLKSGKRNEGQRDVEVRFAGVTFRPGLFLYADEDGIVTAETTLG; encoded by the coding sequence ATGGCCTTCAAGACGGCGGACCTGTGTGACAGCCACTCGGCCAGCCCCGGGTTCCAGGTGGCGGAGCCCGGCTTCCACGACTACGGCGGGCTCCGGACCTTCTCCGGCCCCATCAGCACCGTCCGGGCCCCGGAGGACAACTCCCTGGTGCGCAAGGCCCTGGAGGAGCCCGGGCAGGGCCGCGTCCTCGTGGTGGACGGCGGCGGCAGCCGGCGCTGCGCGCTGGTGGGAGACCAGCTCGCCCTGCTCGCCCAGCGCAACGGCTGGGCGGGCATCGTGGTCAACGGCTGCATCCGCGACTCGGTCGAGGTGGGCCGCACCGACGTGGGCGTGAAGGCCTTGGGAACCCACCCCCTCAAGAGCGGCAAGCGCAACGAGGGCCAGCGCGACGTCGAGGTCCGCTTCGCGGGGGTCACCTTCCGGCCCGGCCTGTTCCTCTACGCCGACGAGGACGGCATCGTCACGGCGGAGACGACGTTGGGCTGA
- the hemL gene encoding glutamate-1-semialdehyde 2,1-aminomutase, which translates to MNHAHSQALFARAQARIPGGVNSPVRAFRGVGGDPVFFREGAGAWLTDVDGNRYVDLVGSWGPLILGHAYPPILEAIIEAARRGTSYGAPHADEVEFAELICGIMPAVEMVRLVSSGTEATVAAIRVARGFTGREHILKFEGCFHGAGDPFLVKAGSGVETLGLPDSPGVPAAMAKLTLTAPFNDLEAVERIFQEKGQDIACAIIEPVVGNMGVLVPKPGYLQGLQALCQKHGVLLVLDEVMTGFRLARGGAQELYGLKPDLTTMAKVIGGGMPLGAYGGRADIMRKVAPAGPVYQSGTLSGNPVAVAAGMACVKALAAPGTYARLEQVSRMLEEGFLAEAKAAGVPVTVNRVGSMLTVFFTDKPVFDYTSAKTSDTARFGRFFHAMLDAGVYLPPSQFEAAFVSLAIGEAEVAHVLGAARKAFRSLGQTG; encoded by the coding sequence ATGAATCACGCTCACAGCCAGGCCCTGTTCGCCCGAGCGCAAGCGCGCATCCCGGGCGGAGTGAACTCCCCGGTGCGTGCCTTCCGTGGCGTCGGTGGCGACCCCGTCTTCTTCCGCGAAGGCGCGGGCGCGTGGCTCACCGACGTGGACGGCAACCGCTACGTCGACCTCGTGGGGAGCTGGGGGCCGCTCATCCTCGGTCATGCCTACCCGCCCATCCTCGAGGCCATCATCGAGGCCGCCCGGCGGGGCACGTCCTACGGGGCGCCGCACGCGGACGAGGTGGAGTTCGCCGAGCTCATCTGCGGCATCATGCCGGCGGTGGAGATGGTGCGGCTGGTGTCCAGCGGCACCGAGGCCACGGTGGCGGCCATCCGCGTGGCGCGCGGCTTCACCGGCCGCGAGCACATCCTCAAGTTCGAGGGCTGCTTCCACGGCGCGGGTGACCCGTTCCTGGTCAAGGCGGGCAGCGGCGTGGAGACGCTGGGGCTGCCGGATTCGCCGGGCGTGCCGGCCGCGATGGCGAAGCTGACGCTCACCGCGCCCTTCAACGACCTGGAGGCGGTGGAGCGCATCTTCCAGGAGAAGGGCCAGGACATCGCCTGCGCCATCATCGAGCCGGTGGTGGGCAACATGGGCGTGCTGGTGCCGAAGCCCGGCTATCTCCAGGGGCTCCAGGCGCTGTGCCAGAAGCACGGCGTGCTGCTGGTGCTGGACGAGGTGATGACGGGCTTCCGGCTGGCGCGCGGTGGCGCGCAGGAGCTGTACGGCCTGAAGCCGGACCTGACCACGATGGCGAAGGTGATTGGCGGCGGCATGCCGCTGGGCGCCTACGGTGGCCGCGCGGACATCATGCGCAAGGTGGCGCCGGCCGGGCCGGTGTACCAGTCCGGCACGTTGTCGGGGAACCCGGTGGCGGTGGCCGCGGGCATGGCGTGCGTGAAGGCGCTGGCGGCGCCGGGGACGTATGCGCGGCTGGAGCAGGTGAGCCGCATGCTGGAGGAGGGCTTCCTCGCCGAGGCGAAGGCCGCGGGCGTGCCCGTCACGGTGAACCGCGTGGGCAGCATGCTGACGGTGTTCTTCACGGACAAGCCGGTGTTCGACTACACGAGCGCGAAGACGTCCGACACGGCGCGCTTCGGTCGTTTCTTCCACGCCATGCTGGACGCGGGCGTGTACCTGCCGCCGAGCCAGTTCGAAGCGGCCTTCGTCTCGCTGGCCATCGGCGAGGCGGAGGTGGCGCACGTGCTCGGGGCGGCGAGAAAGGCCTTCCGCTCGCTTGGCCAGACCGGTTGA
- a CDS encoding serine/threonine protein kinase, translated as MARPVEPEPLAGPVRFGPYTLARRIGAGGMGEVFLAREEAPRRACVVKKVLPQLMASPQFVGRFRDEARVVVRLQHPNIARVYAMGEEEGQLYLAMEYVQGKTLSRLTYRLRQLGKMMPLGILLHLGERLCEGLAYAHDATDEEGHPLHLVHRDLSPANICLSYAGEVKVIDFGAAQSTLKEQQTAPRVVIGNLTYMSPEQARKRFVDRRADLYAVGALLWELSAWKPLSQRGDPVERWRRAAYPQWEPAGRYRQGLPTSVDAFLVRALASEPGDRFPDAAAMGAELARLKAKLAPGVGDADVARLMALVFPREKKAEEALLRELLREEGRARTDPQLAAALVPPTALAFEHSAVITPDDFIASERAQVGPPPGGTDSTPTQAMSAGQVQARITPSAGDDSAATQALSAEQLRARVGHGADATRAPASGVLRAPEPDAPTLALSAEQLRARLGASDDEPTRTAVDGRGQGGARDGEDSTVVEATRSGGGTGGPGEEDITRTEVPEGARSAKRAEGTQAPVASSRPPVTGSAFLSSEDEPTAVDDPRKLRAPALGASEVTRGSGDDESTAVESHVSSVRVVAPSSGLDDDESTAVGPRPDGDPRHVEAPSSGLGDDESTAVEPRAVAARTAAPPSAGWADDESTAVGPRTASPRVAASQSPGLGDDESTAVGPRTASPRAGALPSPGPGDDETTAVDSPLRRGRTSDHDASPPLGADGSPAGTTRYGAQHVESRPKPPPDETEALDAAKVLVAIAEATVRPSGAKESLYPGPAESTVTPTMEGTRYATSRRVPRETQVGFGVDISQTVDTAAIEAKRLELVRAITGDDELPVAEPPRTGSWLQGPRLWLAAALFAGACLLGLSVVWWLWR; from the coding sequence TTGGCCAGACCGGTTGAGCCGGAGCCCCTGGCGGGGCCCGTCCGCTTCGGACCCTACACCCTGGCGCGGCGTATCGGCGCCGGGGGGATGGGGGAGGTCTTCCTCGCGCGCGAGGAGGCCCCGCGTCGCGCGTGCGTGGTGAAGAAGGTCCTCCCGCAGCTCATGGCGAGCCCGCAGTTCGTGGGCCGCTTCCGGGACGAGGCCCGCGTGGTGGTGCGGTTGCAGCACCCGAACATCGCGCGCGTCTACGCGATGGGCGAGGAGGAGGGGCAGCTCTACCTCGCGATGGAGTACGTGCAGGGCAAGACGCTCAGCCGGCTCACGTATCGCCTGCGGCAGCTGGGCAAGATGATGCCGCTGGGCATCCTGCTGCACCTGGGCGAGCGGCTGTGCGAGGGCCTGGCGTACGCGCACGACGCGACGGACGAGGAGGGGCACCCGTTGCACCTGGTGCATCGGGACCTGTCCCCGGCGAACATCTGCCTGAGCTACGCGGGTGAGGTGAAGGTCATCGACTTCGGCGCGGCGCAGTCCACGCTGAAGGAGCAGCAGACCGCGCCCCGGGTGGTGATTGGGAACCTGACGTACATGTCGCCGGAGCAGGCGCGCAAGCGCTTCGTGGACCGGCGGGCGGACCTGTACGCGGTGGGCGCGCTGCTGTGGGAGCTGTCGGCGTGGAAGCCGTTGTCGCAGCGCGGGGACCCGGTGGAGCGCTGGCGGCGCGCGGCGTATCCGCAGTGGGAGCCGGCGGGGCGGTATCGCCAGGGCCTGCCCACGAGCGTGGATGCGTTCCTGGTGCGGGCGCTCGCGTCGGAGCCGGGGGACCGCTTCCCGGACGCGGCGGCGATGGGGGCGGAGCTGGCGCGGCTGAAGGCGAAGCTGGCGCCGGGCGTGGGGGACGCGGACGTCGCGCGGCTGATGGCGTTGGTGTTCCCTCGCGAGAAGAAGGCGGAGGAGGCGCTCCTGCGGGAGCTGCTGCGCGAGGAGGGGCGAGCGAGGACGGATCCCCAGCTCGCGGCGGCGCTCGTGCCCCCCACCGCGTTGGCGTTCGAGCACAGCGCGGTGATTACGCCGGACGACTTCATCGCGTCCGAGCGCGCGCAGGTGGGGCCTCCGCCGGGTGGGACCGACAGCACGCCCACGCAGGCGATGTCGGCCGGGCAGGTCCAGGCGCGCATCACGCCGAGCGCGGGAGACGACAGCGCGGCGACCCAGGCGCTCTCCGCCGAGCAGCTGCGCGCGCGGGTGGGGCACGGCGCTGACGCGACGCGGGCTCCGGCCTCCGGGGTTCTTCGCGCTCCGGAGCCTGATGCGCCGACGCTGGCGCTGTCCGCCGAGCAGCTGCGCGCGCGCCTGGGGGCGTCCGATGATGAGCCCACGCGCACGGCGGTGGATGGTCGGGGGCAGGGTGGTGCGCGGGATGGCGAGGACTCCACCGTCGTCGAGGCCACGCGGAGTGGCGGGGGCACGGGCGGTCCTGGGGAAGAAGACATCACGCGCACCGAGGTCCCGGAGGGCGCGCGGTCCGCGAAGCGCGCGGAGGGCACGCAGGCGCCGGTCGCCAGCTCGCGTCCTCCGGTGACTGGGAGCGCGTTCCTCTCGAGTGAAGACGAGCCCACCGCGGTGGACGACCCGAGGAAACTTCGTGCTCCTGCGCTGGGGGCGAGCGAGGTCACTCGGGGCTCGGGTGATGACGAGTCGACGGCGGTGGAGTCACACGTCTCCTCGGTCCGAGTCGTGGCGCCATCGTCTGGTCTGGATGACGACGAGTCGACGGCCGTGGGGCCACGCCCTGATGGAGACCCGAGGCATGTGGAAGCGCCATCGTCTGGTCTCGGTGACGACGAGTCGACGGCGGTGGAACCTCGTGCCGTCGCCGCGCGAACCGCGGCACCTCCATCCGCTGGCTGGGCAGACGACGAATCGACAGCGGTAGGGCCACGCACCGCATCGCCTCGTGTCGCGGCATCTCAGTCCCCCGGACTGGGGGACGACGAGTCGACGGCGGTGGGGCCACGCACCGCATCGCCTCGTGCAGGGGCGCTTCCGTCGCCCGGTCCTGGCGACGACGAAACCACGGCGGTGGATTCTCCGCTCCGGAGAGGTCGTACCAGCGACCACGACGCCTCGCCGCCTCTGGGCGCTGACGGGAGCCCCGCGGGCACCACGCGCTACGGCGCGCAACACGTGGAATCACGGCCGAAGCCTCCACCGGACGAGACCGAGGCGCTCGACGCGGCGAAGGTGCTCGTCGCCATCGCGGAGGCCACCGTGCGTCCCTCGGGCGCCAAGGAGTCGCTCTACCCCGGTCCGGCGGAGAGCACGGTGACGCCGACGATGGAGGGCACTCGCTACGCCACCTCGCGACGTGTCCCCCGCGAGACGCAGGTGGGCTTCGGCGTCGACATCTCCCAGACGGTGGACACCGCCGCCATCGAGGCGAAGCGGTTGGAGCTGGTCCGCGCCATCACCGGCGATGACGAGCTCCCCGTCGCCGAGCCCCCGCGCACGGGCTCCTGGCTCCAGGGGCCACGCCTCTGGCTCGCCGCCGCGCTCTTCGCGGGGGCGTGCCTGCTGGGCCTGAGCGTCGTCTGGTGGCTGTGGCGCTGA